A region from the Citrobacter koseri ATCC BAA-895 genome encodes:
- the ypdB gene encoding two-component system response regulator YpdB, whose translation MKVIIVEDEFLAQQELSWLIKEHSQMEIVGTFDDGLDVLKFLQHNRVDAIFLDINIPSLDGVLLAQNISQFAHKPFIVFITAWKEHAVEAFELEAFDYILKPYQESRIVGMLQKLEAAWQQQQVVAVPGSPVARENDTINLIKDERIIVTPINDIYYAEAHEKMTFVYTRRESYVMPMNITEFCSKLPASHFFRCHRSFCVNLNKIREIEPWFNNTYILRLKDLEFEIPVSRSKVKEFRQLMHL comes from the coding sequence GTGAAAGTCATCATCGTTGAAGATGAATTCCTGGCCCAGCAAGAATTAAGCTGGCTGATAAAAGAGCATAGCCAGATGGAGATTGTCGGTACGTTTGACGACGGTCTGGACGTGCTCAAATTTCTACAGCATAACCGCGTTGACGCCATTTTTCTGGACATCAATATTCCCTCGCTGGATGGCGTACTGCTGGCGCAAAACATCAGCCAGTTCGCCCATAAGCCGTTTATTGTGTTTATTACCGCATGGAAAGAGCACGCGGTAGAGGCGTTTGAACTGGAAGCATTTGACTACATACTGAAGCCGTACCAGGAATCACGCATCGTGGGGATGCTGCAAAAACTGGAGGCCGCCTGGCAACAGCAGCAGGTCGTCGCCGTTCCCGGCAGCCCTGTCGCCCGTGAAAACGACACCATCAATCTGATCAAAGATGAGCGCATTATCGTCACGCCGATCAACGATATCTATTACGCGGAAGCGCATGAAAAGATGACGTTTGTCTACACGCGGCGGGAGTCGTATGTCATGCCGATGAATATCACCGAGTTTTGCAGCAAACTGCCAGCGTCGCATTTCTTTCGCTGCCACCGCTCGTTTTGTGTGAATTTGAACAAGATCCGCGAAATCGAACCCTGGTTTAACAACACGTACATCCTGCGGCTCAAAGATCTGGAATTTGAAATCCCGGTCAGTCGGAGTAAAGTGAAAGAGTTCAGGCAGTTAATGCATTTATGA
- the ypdA gene encoding two-component system sensor histidine kinase YpdA: MHEIFNMLLAVFDRAALMLFCLFFLIRIRLFRELLHKSAHSPKELLAVTAIFSMFALFSTWSGVPVEGSLVNVRIIAVMSGGILFGPWVGIITGVIAGIHRYLIDIGGVTAVPCFITSILAGCIAGWINRKIPKAQHWRVGILGGMLCETLTMILVIVWAPTIALGVDIVSKIGIPMILGSVCIGFIVLLVQSVEGEKEASAARQAKLALDIANKTLPLFRQVNSESLRQVCEIIRHDIHADAVAITNTEHVLAYVGVGETNYRNNDDFVSPTTQQAINYGKIIIKNNDEAHRTPEIHSMLVIPLWEKGVVTGTLKIYYCHAHQITSSLQEMAIGLSQIISTQLEVSRAEQLREMANKAELRALQSKINPHFLFNALNAISSSIRLNPDTARQLIFNLSRYLRYNIELKDDEQIDIKKELYQIKDYIAIEQARFGDKLTVIYDIDEEVNCYIPNLLIQPLVENAIVHGIQPCKGKGVVTISVAECGNRVRIAVRDTGHGIDPKVIERMKANEMPGNKIGLLNVHHRVKLLYGEGLHIRRLEPGTEIAFYVPNQRSPAAAPATLLL; encoded by the coding sequence GTGCACGAAATATTCAACATGCTGCTGGCGGTATTTGACCGGGCAGCGCTAATGCTGTTCTGTCTGTTTTTCCTCATCCGTATCCGCCTGTTTCGCGAACTGTTGCATAAGTCAGCGCACTCCCCGAAAGAGCTGCTCGCCGTTACCGCGATTTTCTCGATGTTCGCCCTGTTCAGCACCTGGTCCGGCGTGCCGGTCGAAGGCTCGCTGGTGAATGTTCGTATCATCGCCGTGATGTCCGGGGGCATTTTGTTTGGCCCGTGGGTCGGGATCATTACGGGTGTGATCGCCGGTATTCACCGCTACCTTATCGATATTGGCGGGGTCACTGCCGTACCGTGTTTTATCACCAGTATTCTGGCGGGATGTATCGCGGGCTGGATAAACCGGAAAATCCCAAAAGCACAGCACTGGCGCGTAGGTATTTTGGGCGGGATGCTTTGTGAAACCTTGACCATGATTCTGGTCATTGTCTGGGCGCCGACCATCGCGCTGGGCGTAGATATCGTGTCCAAAATCGGTATCCCGATGATCCTCGGCAGCGTATGTATCGGTTTTATCGTGCTGCTGGTTCAAAGCGTAGAGGGCGAGAAAGAGGCCAGCGCCGCGCGGCAGGCCAAGCTGGCGCTGGATATCGCCAACAAAACGTTGCCGCTCTTTCGCCAGGTCAACAGCGAATCACTCCGCCAGGTGTGCGAAATCATCCGTCATGATATCCATGCCGACGCGGTAGCAATCACTAATACCGAACACGTTCTGGCCTATGTCGGCGTGGGGGAAACCAACTACCGCAATAACGATGATTTTGTCAGCCCGACCACGCAACAGGCCATCAATTACGGGAAAATCATCATTAAAAACAATGATGAAGCGCACCGCACGCCGGAAATACACTCAATGCTGGTCATCCCATTATGGGAAAAGGGCGTAGTGACCGGGACGCTAAAAATCTACTACTGCCACGCGCATCAGATCACCTCTTCCCTGCAAGAGATGGCGATCGGCCTGTCGCAGATTATCTCCACCCAACTGGAAGTGTCCCGCGCGGAGCAACTGCGGGAAATGGCAAATAAGGCAGAGCTGCGAGCGCTGCAAAGTAAAATTAATCCCCATTTCCTGTTTAATGCGCTGAACGCCATTTCGTCATCCATTCGGCTCAACCCGGACACCGCACGCCAGCTCATTTTTAATCTGTCACGCTATCTGCGCTATAACATTGAATTAAAAGATGATGAGCAAATTGATATCAAAAAGGAGCTGTATCAAATCAAGGACTACATCGCCATTGAGCAGGCTCGTTTTGGCGACAAGCTGACCGTCATTTATGATATTGATGAAGAGGTGAACTGCTACATTCCCAATCTGCTTATTCAGCCGCTGGTAGAAAATGCAATCGTCCACGGCATTCAGCCCTGTAAAGGGAAAGGCGTGGTGACCATCAGCGTCGCCGAATGCGGCAACCGTGTGCGAATCGCCGTCAGGGATACCGGCCACGGTATTGATCCTAAAGTAATTGAGCGGATGAAGGCGAATGAAATGCCGGGAAATAAAATCGGCCTGCTGAATGTCCATCATCGCGTTAAGCTGTTATACGGTGAAGGGCTGCACATCCGCCGTCTGGAACCTGGCACCGAAATCGCCTTTTATGTTCCCAATCAGCGCTCCCCTGCCGCCGCACCGGCAACGTTATTGCTTTAA
- a CDS encoding AraC family transcriptional regulator, with the protein MKEPGLPADQQFFADLFSGLVLNPQRLGRVWFATQHTALPTGSLCIDLPRLDIVLRGEYGNLLEKKQHALTEGEMLFIPARAANLPGSDKPVMLLSLVFAPAWLGLSFYDNRTASLLRPVRRIELAHQQRGEGEAMLTALTHLSRSPQAQDIIQPLVLSLLHLCRSVVNTRPDSRRPRSEFLYHSMCNWVQDNYARPLTRESVAQFFNITPNHLSKLFTQHGTMSFVEYVRWVRMAKARIILQKYHLSISEVAERCGYHDSDYFCRLFRRQFGLTPGEYSARFQG; encoded by the coding sequence ATGAAAGAACCAGGCTTGCCCGCAGACCAACAGTTTTTTGCCGATCTGTTCAGCGGCCTGGTGTTAAACCCGCAGCGGCTGGGACGCGTCTGGTTTGCCACGCAACATACCGCTCTCCCCACAGGCAGTCTGTGTATTGATTTACCGCGTCTCGACATCGTATTGCGCGGAGAATACGGCAACCTGCTCGAAAAAAAACAGCACGCCCTGACGGAGGGGGAGATGCTGTTCATCCCCGCCAGGGCGGCAAACCTGCCCGGTAGCGATAAACCGGTGATGCTGTTAAGTCTGGTGTTTGCCCCGGCCTGGTTAGGATTATCGTTTTACGATAACCGTACCGCTTCCCTGTTACGCCCGGTGCGACGCATTGAGTTAGCGCACCAGCAGCGCGGCGAAGGGGAAGCCATGCTCACGGCTCTGACCCACCTGAGCCGCTCGCCTCAGGCGCAGGATATTATTCAGCCTCTGGTTCTCAGCCTGCTGCATCTGTGCCGTAGCGTGGTCAATACTCGCCCGGACTCACGCCGCCCACGCTCGGAATTTCTCTATCACAGTATGTGCAACTGGGTGCAGGACAACTACGCCCGGCCGCTGACGCGAGAAAGCGTGGCGCAGTTTTTCAATATCACGCCGAATCACTTATCAAAACTGTTCACCCAGCACGGCACCATGAGTTTTGTCGAGTATGTTCGCTGGGTGCGAATGGCGAAGGCGCGCATCATTTTGCAGAAGTACCATCTGTCGATTAGCGAGGTGGCGGAACGTTGCGGATATCACGACAGCGACTATTTTTGCCGCCTGTTTCGCCGGCAGTTTGGCCTGACGCCGGGAGAGTACAGCGCGCGTTTTCAGGGTTAA